Proteins encoded within one genomic window of Bacteroidota bacterium:
- a CDS encoding DNA-3-methyladenine glycosylase I: MKKRCEWVSKDQIYIDYHDNEWGKPIHEDDKLFEFLILETFQAGLSWLTVLKKRENFRKAFDNFNFEKVSKYDESKYEELISNAGIIRNKLKIRAAISNAKSFIKVREEFGTFNKYIWAFVDNKPIVNQWRNINEVPATTPLSDRVSKDLKKRGFKFVGPTVVYAHMQATGMVNDHTLDCDFR, translated from the coding sequence ATGAAAAAGAGATGTGAGTGGGTTTCAAAAGATCAAATTTATATCGATTATCACGATAATGAATGGGGAAAACCTATACATGAAGATGACAAATTATTTGAATTTTTAATTTTAGAAACATTTCAGGCAGGTTTAAGCTGGCTTACAGTTTTAAAGAAAAGGGAGAACTTCAGGAAAGCTTTCGACAATTTTAATTTTGAAAAAGTGTCAAAATATGATGAAAGTAAATACGAAGAATTGATAAGCAATGCGGGCATTATTAGAAATAAACTGAAAATACGAGCCGCAATCAGTAATGCAAAATCGTTTATAAAAGTACGAGAGGAATTTGGAACTTTTAATAAATATATCTGGGCTTTTGTTGACAATAAACCGATAGTAAATCAATGGAGAAATATTAATGAAGTACCTGCAACCACACCTTTATCCGACAGGGTATCTAAAGACCTAAAAAAAAGAGGATTTAAGTTTGTAGGCCCTACTGTTGTTTATGCCCACATGCAGGCAACGGGAATGGTGAATGACCACACTCTTGATTGTGATTTCAGGTAG
- the aat gene encoding leucyl/phenylalanyl-tRNA--protein transferase: MFFLDKRLVFPHPDYANDDGILAIGGDLSTERLLLAYQNGIFPWYEEIDPEILEDENEKFSEKETIIWWSPDPRMVLYPDKLKVSKSMRKLLRQNNFTVTVNKAFEDVIDNCQQIFRTDQENTWITKNMKSAYIELHKKGFAHSVEVWEGDELVGGLYGVNVGKVFCGESMFSNKSNTSKLAFIYLVRELEKRDYHMIDCQVYTEHLESLGAEEISREKFLKELYEFRDHEAWNYK; this comes from the coding sequence ATGTTTTTTTTAGATAAAAGGCTTGTTTTTCCTCATCCGGATTATGCAAATGATGACGGTATTTTGGCTATTGGCGGAGATCTGAGTACCGAACGCTTATTGCTGGCATATCAAAATGGGATATTTCCCTGGTACGAAGAAATAGATCCTGAAATTTTGGAGGATGAGAATGAAAAATTTTCGGAAAAAGAAACAATTATATGGTGGAGCCCGGATCCGCGTATGGTGTTATACCCCGATAAGCTTAAAGTGTCGAAAAGTATGCGGAAATTATTGCGACAAAATAATTTTACGGTTACTGTAAACAAAGCTTTTGAAGATGTGATCGACAACTGTCAGCAAATATTTAGGACTGATCAGGAAAATACATGGATAACTAAAAATATGAAATCAGCCTATATCGAACTTCATAAGAAAGGGTTTGCACATTCTGTAGAAGTTTGGGAGGGTGATGAACTTGTAGGAGGATTATATGGAGTAAATGTTGGTAAAGTTTTTTGTGGAGAATCTATGTTTAGCAATAAGAGTAATACCTCGAAGCTTGCTTTTATTTATTTGGTTAGAGAGCTCGAAAAAAGGGATTATCATATGATCGATTGTCAGGTTTATACCGAACACCTTGAGAGTCTTGGAGCAGAAGAAATATCAAGGGAGAAATTTCTTAAGGAATTATATGAATTTAGAGACCATGAGGCCTGGAATTATAAATAA